Proteins from a genomic interval of Desulfobacterales bacterium:
- a CDS encoding response regulator: MTKNHDLKGTQVVEKEVLEEPLKKKLIKNILVVDDEEPICKLLKRALEKFGYKVMIASDGNEGMTLFRENPAGLIITDIFMPEKDGHAFILEMMQEFPGTKIFAITGKNTMMGIETELDIAQTLGAIKGFTKPIMLNELLEAIKEL, translated from the coding sequence ATGACTAAAAATCATGATCTTAAAGGAACACAGGTAGTAGAGAAAGAGGTTCTTGAAGAACCCCTTAAAAAGAAACTAATAAAAAATATACTTGTTGTTGATGATGAGGAACCTATTTGCAAATTATTAAAAAGAGCTTTGGAAAAATTTGGATATAAGGTCATGATTGCATCTGATGGCAATGAAGGTATGACCCTATTCCGTGAAAACCCTGCTGGCTTGATTATCACAGATATATTTATGCCTGAAAAAGATGGGCATGCTTTCATTCTTGAAATGATGCAGGAATTTCCTGGGACAAAAATTTTTGCAATAACCGGTAAAAATACGATGATGGGCATTGAAACTGAATTAGATATAGCTCAAACTCTGGGGGCCATAAAGGGATTCACCAAACCTATTATGCTGAATGAACTTTTAGAGGCTATTAAAGAACTTTAG
- a CDS encoding ABC transporter substrate-binding protein, with the protein MRITQTVLNIVMTPVLLWKTPARRYFWRCCGVGLIVLLWLIACAPKPVKPPPVPTPVPTPSPAPIAPARPPAAPPKETGNALFKQAETLFNEKWYPNALDAYNEYLSKFPSGPFADKALMRSAGIYMAMESYEKARLAYLRLLNEYPQSPLAAAAGIELIFAYYHEGKYQEAIDQAAGVKAETLTPKLAAEISQLVGNSYMAIKVPVEAISFYTLAYHFSEPPERERLLPIIKTAIQQLDTPAILSLLGRLDGKLPADYLMYQLGLNKIAEQNFDAAIAVFSAFIDNFPNHEYNAQAKTQLEELIKNYEFNRHTIGCLLPLSGPYKLYGQRALSAIQFALIQHTRQTQNKDIRLVIKDTMSDPDATVAAVRELAGENVAAIVGPLTIIEPAALEAQDKGIPIITLTQKDYIPDIGDFVFRNFFTPRMQVQALVSFAVQELNISRFAILYPDEPYGNTFMNLFWDEVIAHKGTVMGVETYRPTQTDFADPIKKLVGRYYKVPDDLEKQIDLIAEKFIRSDVPENPEESLRRKRTTEEERPAIVDFEAVFIPDSPKKAGLVIPQLAFYDVTNVYLMGTNLWNSNELIQMAREYMQRAIIPAGFFADSESEKVRSFVKGFREIFGETPGFIEAISYDTASILFDLTGRKNILSRTALRNALVELKDYPGVTGLTSFEPNGDVRKKLDLIRVRGSQFIELKRRRPNPDQP; encoded by the coding sequence ATGAGAATAACCCAAACGGTCCTGAATATCGTTATGACGCCTGTTCTGCTTTGGAAAACGCCGGCCCGCCGGTATTTTTGGCGCTGCTGCGGCGTGGGCCTGATCGTTCTGTTGTGGCTGATCGCCTGCGCCCCCAAACCGGTGAAGCCCCCGCCGGTACCGACCCCGGTTCCGACGCCGAGCCCCGCGCCGATCGCCCCGGCCCGGCCGCCCGCGGCGCCGCCGAAGGAAACCGGAAACGCGTTATTTAAACAGGCCGAAACTCTTTTTAACGAAAAATGGTATCCCAATGCCCTGGATGCCTATAATGAATACCTTTCCAAATTTCCGTCCGGGCCTTTCGCGGACAAAGCCCTGATGCGGTCGGCCGGCATCTATATGGCGATGGAATCATATGAGAAGGCCCGTTTGGCCTATCTGCGCCTGCTAAACGAGTACCCCCAAAGCCCGCTTGCGGCCGCCGCCGGCATTGAACTGATATTTGCCTATTACCATGAAGGCAAATACCAGGAAGCTATCGACCAGGCCGCCGGCGTTAAAGCGGAAACCCTGACGCCGAAACTGGCGGCCGAAATCAGTCAACTGGTGGGCAACTCCTACATGGCCATAAAGGTTCCGGTTGAAGCAATCAGTTTCTACACCCTGGCTTACCACTTTTCGGAACCTCCGGAAAGGGAGCGACTCTTACCGATTATCAAGACTGCCATCCAGCAGCTGGACACCCCCGCAATTCTGAGCCTGCTTGGCCGCCTTGACGGCAAACTGCCGGCCGACTATCTCATGTATCAGTTGGGGCTAAACAAGATCGCGGAGCAAAATTTCGACGCTGCCATCGCCGTATTTTCGGCATTTATCGACAATTTTCCGAACCATGAATACAACGCCCAGGCCAAAACACAGCTGGAAGAACTGATTAAGAACTATGAGTTTAACCGCCACACCATCGGCTGTTTGCTGCCCCTCAGCGGTCCCTACAAGCTTTATGGCCAGCGGGCGCTTTCCGCCATTCAGTTTGCCTTGATCCAACATACCCGGCAAACCCAAAATAAAGATATCCGCCTGGTCATCAAAGACACCATGTCTGATCCGGACGCGACCGTAGCGGCCGTACGCGAGCTTGCCGGGGAAAATGTTGCGGCGATTGTCGGCCCGCTTACGATCATCGAACCGGCAGCCCTGGAAGCTCAGGACAAGGGGATTCCCATCATCACCCTGACCCAGAAAGATTATATCCCCGATATCGGGGATTTTGTATTCAGGAACTTTTTCACCCCTAGGATGCAGGTCCAGGCCCTGGTCTCTTTTGCCGTCCAGGAGTTGAACATAAGCCGTTTTGCAATCCTTTATCCCGATGAACCTTACGGCAATACCTTTATGAATTTATTCTGGGACGAAGTCATCGCCCACAAGGGCACTGTGATGGGTGTTGAAACCTACCGACCGACCCAGACCGATTTTGCCGATCCCATAAAAAAACTCGTCGGCCGCTACTATAAAGTTCCCGATGATCTGGAAAAACAAATCGATCTTATAGCGGAAAAGTTCATTCGATCCGATGTCCCTGAAAACCCGGAAGAGTCTTTGCGCAGAAAGCGTACGACCGAGGAGGAGCGTCCGGCCATTGTCGATTTTGAAGCGGTCTTTATTCCGGATTCACCTAAAAAGGCCGGCCTCGTTATCCCGCAGCTGGCGTTTTATGATGTCACCAACGTGTATCTGATGGGCACCAACCTTTGGAATTCAAACGAATTGATTCAGATGGCCCGTGAGTATATGCAACGCGCCATTATACCGGCCGGCTTCTTCGCAGACAGTGAATCTGAAAAGGTTCGTTCGTTCGTAAAGGGTTTCCGGGAAATCTTTGGCGAAACACCGGGTTTTATTGAAGCGATTTCCTATGACACGGCCTCGATTCTTTTTGACTTGACGGGCCGGAAGAATATTCTTTCCAGAACCGCCCTGAGAAACGCACTCGTTGAACTGAAGGATTACCCCGGCGTCACCGGCCTGACATCGTTTGAACCCAATGGGGATGTGCGCAAAAAACTCGACCTTATACGCGTCCGGGGCAGCCAGTTTATTGAGTTGAAGCGGCGCCGGCCAAACCCGGACCAACCCTGA
- a CDS encoding aminopeptidase: MDMTRMAYGANMMINQVLQVRKGETVLIVTDTDRPRTITQALAYSAISAGAVVTIVTMEPQDIGGEEPPAPVAAAMAAAKVVINQSTFSLTHTAATRAAIKQGVRIANLRNVTEDMMVSGGIRADYQQVKRISETLARRLSEADVIRMTTPEGTDISMQARGRQAIAQTGFITKPGELSGLPDGESTLAPLEGTTEGVVVSPYIADTLGLITEPLRMEIVKGRITNVTGGKQAQELIRLLKQHDESGYNAASQFALGTNPACKVMANTREVSKKLGTAHFAIGDNISLGGKSKSTFHIDFVFLNPSVFLDGVCILKDSEYGIELEAPK; encoded by the coding sequence ATGGATATGACCCGAATGGCCTATGGGGCCAACATGATGATCAATCAGGTGCTTCAGGTTCGCAAGGGGGAGACGGTACTAATCGTTACCGATACGGACCGGCCGCGCACCATTACCCAGGCGCTGGCTTACAGTGCCATCTCTGCGGGGGCTGTGGTAACCATCGTGACCATGGAACCCCAAGACATCGGCGGAGAGGAACCGCCGGCGCCGGTAGCCGCTGCCATGGCGGCCGCGAAGGTGGTCATCAACCAATCCACTTTCAGCCTTACCCATACGGCTGCGACCCGTGCGGCCATCAAACAAGGGGTCCGTATCGCCAACCTGCGCAATGTCACCGAGGACATGATGGTGAGCGGCGGCATTCGGGCAGACTATCAGCAGGTTAAACGGATCTCAGAGACCCTGGCGCGGCGGCTGAGCGAAGCCGATGTCATCCGGATGACAACGCCTGAGGGAACCGACATCAGCATGCAGGCCCGGGGCCGCCAGGCCATTGCCCAAACCGGATTTATCACAAAACCCGGGGAGCTTTCAGGTCTCCCGGACGGTGAATCCACACTGGCGCCGTTAGAGGGTACGACCGAAGGGGTGGTGGTTTCTCCGTATATTGCCGACACCCTTGGGCTTATTACCGAGCCTTTACGAATGGAAATTGTCAAAGGGCGGATTACCAACGTAACAGGGGGAAAACAAGCCCAGGAGTTGATTCGTCTCTTGAAGCAGCACGATGAATCCGGCTACAATGCCGCCTCTCAGTTTGCCCTGGGGACCAATCCGGCCTGTAAAGTAATGGCCAACACCCGGGAGGTTTCCAAAAAATTAGGAACCGCCCACTTTGCCATCGGTGACAATATCAGCCTGGGCGGCAAAAGCAAAAGTACCTTTCACATCGATTTCGTTTTCCTGAACCCATCAGTCTTCCTGGATGGTGTCTGCATCCTTAAGGATAGCGAGTACGGGATTGAACTGGAAGCGCCCAAGTGA
- a CDS encoding response regulator: MDHLLVVDDDKSVRDVLKDALEYYGYKVTIASNGQEGLEYFNNSHNFKLVITDIKMPIMDGIELARSIRNSTKPDIPIIAITGFFVDKNIERDLFNSIIGKPFDLASLAKVISQLLES; encoded by the coding sequence ATGGATCACCTTCTTGTTGTTGATGATGATAAATCCGTTAGAGATGTATTAAAAGATGCCTTGGAGTACTATGGGTATAAAGTTACGATTGCATCCAATGGGCAAGAAGGGCTTGAATATTTTAACAACTCACACAATTTTAAATTGGTAATTACTGATATAAAAATGCCCATAATGGATGGCATTGAATTAGCCAGATCCATTAGAAATTCGACCAAGCCTGACATACCCATCATAGCGATCACAGGATTTTTTGTAGATAAAAATATAGAGAGAGATTTGTTTAATTCAATAATAGGCAAACCTTTTGATTTGGCATCCTTAGCAAAAGTTATCAGTCAGCTTTTAGAATCTTAG
- a CDS encoding DUF4145 domain-containing protein — MNTYTISGKWLNDLMEDLSGNDRACVILAGAVLDDRVKTLLQKYLLPPRGEKEDKLLGPSRPLESFASRVEIARRLNLISEDARKSLDDIRHIRNRAAHKIDFSFGANSVMDRVNNVLQTMQLQIRAPSLLTPPYNSPKGKFVAAVVILVLCLDIEIGETGTTVHSPTNALANFSFSNGQS, encoded by the coding sequence ATGAATACATATACAATCAGTGGCAAATGGCTTAACGATCTTATGGAGGATCTTTCCGGGAATGACCGTGCGTGCGTTATCCTTGCGGGAGCGGTCTTAGATGATCGAGTTAAGACTCTGTTACAAAAATATTTGCTTCCTCCGCGCGGCGAGAAAGAGGACAAACTTCTTGGTCCATCAAGACCGCTGGAGTCCTTTGCGTCGCGAGTTGAAATCGCACGCCGCTTGAATCTGATTTCCGAAGACGCTCGCAAGTCATTAGATGATATCCGGCATATTCGGAATAGAGCAGCACACAAAATCGATTTTTCGTTCGGTGCCAACTCTGTCATGGATCGTGTCAATAATGTTCTACAGACCATGCAATTGCAGATACGCGCACCCAGCCTCCTAACGCCACCATACAATTCGCCCAAAGGTAAATTTGTTGCAGCCGTAGTTATTCTGGTTTTATGCCTTGACATTGAAATAGGGGAGACCGGAACGACAGTTCACTCACCGACTAACGCGCTCGCCAATTTTTCTTTTTCCAATGGTCAGAGTTAA
- a CDS encoding AbrB/MazE/SpoVT family DNA-binding domain-containing protein — protein MLAKIQKWGNSQGLRLAKKLLENVQLDVGDEVDISVKDGIMIVTPAKRIRGRHNLKDIVARIPENYQTGEIDWGKPVGKEAW, from the coding sequence ATGCTTGCAAAAATTCAAAAATGGGGAAATAGCCAGGGGCTTCGGCTTGCTAAAAAGCTACTCGAAAATGTGCAACTCGACGTCGGCGATGAGGTGGATATCAGCGTAAAAGACGGCATTATGATCGTCACGCCTGCAAAAAGGATACGCGGGCGTCACAATCTTAAGGATATAGTGGCACGTATTCCTGAAAACTACCAAACCGGAGAAATTGACTGGGGAAAGCCGGTGGGCAAGGAGGCTTGGTAG
- a CDS encoding class II fructose-bisphosphate aldolase: protein MTITKAVNPKEFEKALQTGRPPNVVSLFPNSRALIVSGKVIDRALMAKGKAITMAANGRNYFVIRGALLAAQKANAAIIIEIARSEGGAKAYCAVNYWNIARSVDALCNELGITIPVAIHADHYGIKSEADVEFAKIEIPTLFEAGITSIAIDASHMPDDKNLLANLALNPVVPAWAGLETEVGEIKGKQGLSTVPEARFLIQGLNAHGIFPDWIALNNGTTHGIEASDQGIQVELTAEIHKAIEKYKVSGAQHGTSGNSSDRLREIAAKTRTTKANVATALQMISWGLEVNDYGNAILDDDGNFIKVKDQGVTESMWSEIVAYAQSKGLKKGDYKNLNIVFENKLLGQPQKVRDRMTQRVADFVYNMLVKVLNAGDTAPLAMEAILKTGSYDVGPKVGRIENPDDWTPAKIAERAAAIDSDKGPKGNFDD, encoded by the coding sequence ATGACCATAACAAAAGCAGTTAATCCCAAAGAATTTGAAAAAGCGCTGCAGACGGGCCGTCCCCCAAACGTGGTGAGCCTGTTCCCGAATTCAAGGGCCCTGATTGTCAGCGGCAAGGTGATCGACCGGGCACTGATGGCGAAAGGCAAAGCCATTACAATGGCGGCCAACGGGCGCAATTATTTTGTGATACGCGGGGCGCTGCTGGCTGCCCAAAAGGCCAACGCCGCCATTATCATTGAAATCGCCAGGTCGGAGGGCGGGGCCAAAGCCTATTGCGCCGTCAATTACTGGAACATCGCCCGTTCAGTGGATGCATTGTGTAATGAACTGGGGATTACCATCCCGGTGGCGATCCATGCGGACCACTATGGCATCAAGAGCGAGGCGGATGTTGAATTCGCAAAGATTGAAATCCCCACCCTGTTTGAAGCCGGCATCACATCCATTGCCATCGATGCCTCGCATATGCCGGACGACAAAAACCTGCTGGCCAATCTTGCGTTAAATCCGGTGGTGCCCGCCTGGGCCGGGCTGGAAACCGAAGTGGGGGAAATCAAAGGGAAACAGGGCCTTTCAACCGTTCCCGAAGCACGGTTTTTGATTCAGGGGCTCAATGCCCATGGTATTTTCCCGGATTGGATTGCGCTGAACAACGGGACCACACACGGCATCGAGGCCAGCGATCAGGGCATCCAGGTCGAGCTGACGGCCGAGATTCATAAAGCCATCGAAAAGTATAAGGTTTCCGGCGCCCAGCACGGCACTTCCGGGAACAGCTCCGACCGGTTGCGTGAAATCGCGGCCAAAACCCGGACCACCAAGGCAAACGTGGCCACGGCGCTGCAGATGATTTCCTGGGGGCTGGAGGTAAACGACTACGGCAATGCCATTCTGGACGATGACGGCAATTTTATCAAGGTGAAGGACCAGGGCGTGACCGAATCGATGTGGTCTGAAATAGTGGCGTATGCACAGTCAAAAGGACTCAAGAAAGGCGACTACAAGAATCTGAATATTGTTTTTGAGAACAAGCTGCTGGGACAACCCCAAAAAGTCAGGGACCGGATGACCCAGCGGGTTGCGGACTTCGTCTATAACATGCTTGTAAAAGTGCTCAATGCGGGAGACACCGCACCGCTGGCCATGGAAGCAATTCTTAAGACCGGATCTTATGACGTGGGACCGAAAGTCGGGCGTATTGAAAATCCGGATGACTGGACGCCTGCAAAAATTGCCGAGCGGGCTGCTGCCATAGACAGCGACAAAGGGCCCAAGGGTAACTTTGACGATTAA
- a CDS encoding type II toxin-antitoxin system PemK/MazF family toxin codes for MAAYIPKQGDIIAITFDPQSGHEQKGRRPAFVVSKDLFNQSTGLAMVCPVTNTARNFPFHVPIPEDSKLTGFIMVEQVKSVDFRARRAKRIEHGTDELLSDVLSILDACIY; via the coding sequence ATGGCCGCTTATATCCCCAAACAAGGGGACATCATTGCAATCACATTTGATCCGCAATCCGGTCATGAGCAAAAGGGGCGACGCCCAGCTTTTGTTGTCAGCAAGGACTTGTTTAACCAAAGCACAGGTTTGGCCATGGTGTGCCCGGTCACAAACACAGCGCGCAATTTTCCCTTTCACGTACCTATCCCGGAAGACAGTAAGCTGACGGGCTTCATCATGGTTGAGCAAGTAAAATCTGTCGATTTCCGTGCCCGCCGCGCTAAACGTATTGAACACGGCACTGATGAGTTGCTGTCAGACGTGCTTTCCATTTTAGACGCCTGCATTTACTAA
- a CDS encoding sugar phosphate isomerase/epimerase: protein MKLCFNAGPDPLEEYFPFAHENGFPWMELSCNNPKNFLDKFTPQRIDGIKKLRDKYGLRYGLHSASFVNSGEIEPTVRKAVQQHLIDYMELARQLEAEYIVLHFGYHFSLFPDEVFRCLKTTYTPVVELAEKYKLPIGIENMNKLHKDCEIVYLGVYVEEFQQMFEALPSKYFGLTLDVAHASLLPGGPESFIKAFPDKIISTHISDNDKVLDHHLPVGAGKIDFKKVFEQLIGINFQGTLNIELKKNDERLLSKQRMEPMLKELGVL from the coding sequence ATGAAATTATGCTTCAATGCCGGACCGGATCCTTTGGAGGAATACTTTCCGTTTGCCCATGAGAATGGATTCCCCTGGATGGAACTGAGCTGTAACAACCCCAAAAACTTTCTGGATAAGTTTACGCCCCAACGGATCGACGGCATCAAGAAACTGAGAGACAAGTATGGGCTGCGCTACGGCCTGCATTCGGCTTCATTTGTGAATTCAGGAGAAATTGAGCCGACCGTCCGCAAAGCGGTTCAGCAGCATCTCATCGACTATATGGAGCTGGCCCGGCAACTGGAGGCCGAATATATCGTCCTTCATTTCGGCTACCATTTCAGCCTGTTCCCGGATGAAGTCTTCCGCTGCCTGAAGACGACCTATACACCGGTGGTGGAACTGGCGGAGAAATACAAACTGCCCATCGGAATTGAGAACATGAACAAGCTTCACAAAGACTGCGAAATTGTTTATCTGGGTGTGTATGTTGAAGAATTTCAGCAAATGTTCGAGGCCTTGCCGTCCAAGTATTTCGGTTTGACCCTGGATGTCGCCCATGCCAGCCTGCTGCCGGGGGGGCCGGAATCCTTTATCAAGGCGTTCCCGGATAAAATTATCAGCACCCATATCAGCGACAATGACAAGGTCCTTGACCACCACCTGCCGGTGGGCGCCGGAAAGATAGACTTTAAAAAAGTCTTTGAGCAGTTGATCGGAATCAACTTCCAAGGGACCCTCAACATCGAATTGAAAAAAAATGATGAGCGCCTGCTGAGCAAACAACGCATGGAGCCGATGTTAAAAGAATTGGGTGTGCTGTAA
- a CDS encoding 3-deoxy-D-manno-octulosonic acid transferase produces MQLAYFAYHFCSNILFLFFLPLYILYAIITGRFGQKTRQRLGLYPPSVSAGIRGTPRIWMHAVSVGEVGAAAAIIEALIATMPDCAIVLSTTTTSGQNFAREKLPANVTRIYAPFDFVPSVRSALSAIRPDILVLLETEIWPNWLAESRRRGVHTALVNGRISVRSIRRYLKIRPLMQTVLAHIEMFSMISPADAQRIQSIGAARDNVITSGNAKYDCLLLQVDDDQRLKLAGRFNLTGNEPVFVAGSTRGSEQQIVLDVYEKIRRNFPDALLIIAPRHIERAREVAALAGEKGFNCQYRTDLDKPGSTRTAPVLVLDTIGELQSLYSIATVVFCGGSLVPLGGQNILEAAVWGKPVLYGPSMEDFQDAKDLLDKTGGGILVADGPDLAEKIDHLFRHPGEAQRVGGLARQAVLFHKGAARKHADCICRLLARR; encoded by the coding sequence ATGCAGCTTGCCTATTTTGCATATCATTTTTGCAGCAACATTCTTTTTCTGTTTTTCCTACCCCTCTATATCCTCTATGCCATCATCACCGGCCGGTTCGGTCAAAAAACGCGGCAGCGTTTAGGATTATACCCACCGTCGGTATCCGCCGGGATTAGGGGAACCCCGCGGATTTGGATGCATGCCGTATCTGTGGGCGAGGTCGGCGCCGCCGCCGCCATTATTGAAGCCCTCATTGCCACAATGCCCGATTGCGCCATCGTACTTTCCACAACCACAACTTCCGGACAGAATTTTGCACGCGAAAAACTGCCTGCAAATGTAACCCGTATCTATGCCCCATTCGATTTCGTCCCCTCGGTTCGCAGCGCCCTGTCGGCCATCCGGCCGGACATACTGGTGCTTTTGGAAACCGAAATCTGGCCGAACTGGCTTGCAGAATCCCGCCGCCGGGGGGTTCATACGGCCCTGGTCAACGGCCGGATTTCCGTCCGTTCCATCCGTCGCTACTTAAAAATCAGGCCGCTGATGCAAACGGTTTTGGCGCATATTGAAATGTTCAGCATGATCAGCCCGGCGGACGCGCAAAGGATTCAATCCATCGGCGCTGCCCGGGATAACGTTATTACGTCCGGCAATGCCAAATACGACTGCCTGCTGCTGCAGGTGGACGACGATCAAAGACTGAAATTAGCGGGACGATTTAACCTAACGGGAAATGAACCGGTCTTTGTGGCAGGCAGCACGCGCGGCAGCGAGCAGCAGATTGTTCTGGATGTTTACGAGAAAATCCGCCGGAATTTCCCGGACGCCCTTTTAATTATTGCCCCCCGCCACATTGAGCGCGCCCGCGAAGTTGCAGCGCTGGCCGGCGAAAAAGGATTCAACTGCCAGTACCGTACCGATCTGGACAAACCGGGCAGCACCCGGACCGCACCGGTGCTCGTTCTGGACACCATCGGAGAACTGCAGTCCCTCTACAGCATTGCCACCGTAGTTTTTTGCGGGGGAAGCCTGGTGCCCCTGGGGGGACAGAATATTCTGGAAGCGGCTGTCTGGGGAAAGCCGGTTCTGTACGGCCCGTCCATGGAAGATTTTCAGGACGCCAAAGACCTGCTGGACAAAACCGGCGGCGGCATCCTGGTGGCGGACGGGCCGGACCTTGCGGAAAAGATCGACCACCTTTTCAGACACCCCGGGGAAGCTCAACGGGTCGGTGGGTTGGCCCGACAGGCGGTCCTGTTTCATAAAGGAGCCGCACGCAAACATGCGGACTGCATCTGCCGTCTGCTTGCCCGGCGCTGA
- the hisH gene encoding imidazole glycerol phosphate synthase subunit HisH — MIAIIDYDAGNLTSVARAVTYLGFPCMVTSDKAEIERSERIIFPGVGAAGSAMQSLKRLGLDNIIASQFHKGKPVLGICLGTQIIMGHSDENQVACLGLMDGSVRVFSSNIQSKGGGRLKIPHMGWNRIHVQNRHPLLDGVDPDAEFYFVHSYYPEPADPADIIATTQYGISFASVMGIKNLVATQFHPEKSGQPGLAILKNFCRWNPSC; from the coding sequence ATGATCGCGATTATCGACTATGATGCCGGCAATCTGACCAGTGTCGCCCGGGCGGTGACTTACCTGGGCTTTCCCTGCATGGTCACCAGCGACAAGGCTGAGATTGAACGTTCAGAGCGAATTATCTTCCCCGGGGTCGGCGCCGCCGGATCGGCGATGCAGAGCCTGAAACGGTTGGGGCTTGACAACATCATTGCATCTCAATTTCACAAGGGCAAACCGGTTCTAGGGATCTGTCTGGGTACACAAATCATTATGGGCCACAGTGATGAGAACCAGGTTGCCTGTCTCGGGTTGATGGACGGATCGGTGCGGGTGTTTTCGTCAAACATTCAGTCCAAAGGGGGCGGCCGTTTAAAAATACCGCACATGGGATGGAACCGCATCCATGTCCAGAACCGTCACCCCCTGTTGGATGGGGTCGACCCTGATGCTGAATTTTATTTCGTGCACAGTTATTATCCGGAGCCGGCCGACCCGGCCGACATTATCGCGACCACCCAATATGGCATTTCATTTGCATCGGTCATGGGAATTAAAAATCTGGTTGCGACCCAGTTTCATCCGGAAAAAAGCGGCCAGCCCGGACTGGCCATTTTAAAAAATTTTTGTCGATGGAATCCATCATGCTAA
- a CDS encoding NUDIX domain-containing protein, with protein sequence MRPKTHCYYCGSRLTRKYVEGGNRLFCETCQAPIYENPVPATSLVVADAEKNVVLVKRDVEPKKGYWCLPGGFVELGETPDQAALRELREETGLNGEIDKLLGVTADKSDRYGNVLMIGYLVKRFSGRLTPGDDAAAVAYFQPEKLPEIAFSSHRHFLEIYYASVFRP encoded by the coding sequence ATGCGACCAAAGACCCATTGTTATTACTGCGGGAGCCGCCTGACCCGAAAATACGTGGAGGGGGGCAACCGGCTTTTTTGTGAAACCTGTCAGGCCCCTATTTATGAAAACCCCGTGCCGGCCACTAGCCTGGTGGTTGCCGATGCTGAAAAAAATGTGGTTCTGGTAAAACGGGATGTGGAGCCTAAAAAGGGATACTGGTGCCTGCCCGGCGGCTTCGTCGAGTTGGGTGAAACCCCCGATCAAGCGGCTTTAAGGGAGCTGCGGGAAGAGACCGGACTGAACGGTGAGATCGACAAACTTCTGGGGGTGACCGCCGACAAAAGTGATCGGTATGGAAACGTCCTGATGATCGGTTATCTGGTGAAACGCTTTAGCGGCCGCCTGACGCCCGGTGATGATGCTGCTGCCGTTGCGTACTTTCAGCCGGAAAAGCTGCCGGAAATCGCTTTCAGCAGTCATCGCCATTTTTTAGAGATCTATTATGCATCTGTTTTCAGACCCTGA
- the hisF gene encoding imidazole glycerol phosphate synthase subunit HisF: protein MLSKRIIPCLDVHEGKTTKGIKFKNNVEIGDPIEMARFYYEAGADEIVFYDITASHEKRGIMIDVVRRVAETIFIPFSVGGGIRTVDDMRAVLLAGAEKISVNSAAVRNPDIISQCAKAFGNQCVVLGMDVKRVEKSKKIPSGYEIVINGGRTFMGIDALQWAVKAQRLGAGEICLNSIDADGTKDGYELTLTALISENVDIPVIASGGAGKPEHLRDVLTTGKADAALIASMVHYGTHTISEIKKFLDSRAIKVRKTW, encoded by the coding sequence ATGCTAAGCAAACGCATCATTCCCTGCCTGGATGTGCATGAAGGCAAAACCACCAAGGGGATCAAATTTAAAAACAACGTGGAAATCGGTGATCCCATTGAAATGGCGCGATTTTACTATGAAGCCGGCGCAGATGAAATCGTGTTTTACGACATCACCGCTTCCCATGAAAAAAGAGGGATCATGATCGATGTTGTCCGGCGTGTGGCCGAAACCATCTTTATCCCTTTTTCGGTGGGCGGCGGAATCCGAACGGTCGACGATATGCGCGCGGTCCTGCTGGCCGGGGCTGAAAAAATCAGCGTCAATTCTGCTGCGGTGAGAAATCCGGATATCATCTCCCAGTGCGCCAAAGCCTTCGGCAATCAGTGCGTGGTCCTGGGAATGGATGTAAAGCGGGTGGAAAAAAGCAAAAAGATCCCTTCCGGCTATGAGATTGTTATCAACGGCGGTAGGACCTTTATGGGCATCGATGCACTGCAGTGGGCCGTTAAAGCGCAGCGTCTCGGCGCCGGCGAAATCTGCCTCAATTCCATTGATGCCGACGGGACCAAAGACGGATATGAGCTGACCTTGACGGCCCTAATTTCAGAAAACGTCGACATACCGGTCATCGCTTCCGGCGGGGCCGGAAAACCGGAACATCTGAGGGACGTCCTGACAACCGGCAAAGCAGATGCGGCCCTGATCGCCTCGATGGTTCACTACGGCACCCACACCATTTCAGAGATTAAAAAATTTCTGGATTCCCGCGCCATCAAGGTTCGGAAAACCTGGTAA